In one window of Bemisia tabaci chromosome 4, PGI_BMITA_v3 DNA:
- the LOC109036448 gene encoding COMM domain-containing protein 3 produces the protein MKISQEITVGLKRLCNKSVVSDNDFQAILRQSASVLSNYGAADDSYISQLEGARKDTLKEAYASAVTLLTEAARNDLSSSSFSSFLEAYNLNPSRLEELVIIYANCVEKIQQNLRLFNHCLPHVVDVKWRLDCCVKSNSSGGPGYLLYFVQFLCQSPDKSSSTIDFVCTVEQLREMVEKLKDANRKVEKIANLTK, from the exons ATGAAAATTTCCCAGGAAATAACCGTAGGATTGAAGAGACTTTGCAACAAATCAGTTGTATCGGATAACGATTTCCAAGCCATTCTTAGACAGTCAGCATCTGTTCTAAGTAACTATGGAGCAGCCGATGATTCAT ATATATCCCAATTGGAAGGTGCTCGGAAAGACACTCTCAAAGAAGCATATGCCTCAGCGGTGACGTTGCTGACAGAGGCTGCTAGAAATGACCTCAGCAGCTCCTCTTTTTCATCTTTCTTGGAAGCCTATAATTTAAATCCTTCACGTTTAGAGGAACTTGTCATAATTTACGCGAATTgtgtggaaaaaattcaacaaaatttgcGACTGTTTAATCATTGTTTGCCCCATGTTGTGGATGTAAAATGGAGACTTGATTGCTGTGtgaag TCAAATAGTTCCGGTGGACCAGGGTATCTTCTATACTTTGTGCAGTTCCTCTGTCAGTCTCCTGATAAGTCCTCAAGTACAATTGATTTTGTTTGCACGGTGGAGCAGCTTCGAGAAAtggtagaaaaattaaaagatgctAATcgcaaagttgaaaaaatagcAAACCTCACAAAGTAG
- the LOC109036458 gene encoding zinc phosphodiesterase ELAC protein 1 isoform X1, with product MHIIFLGTASCNPTEYRGVSSLAIRFESGDIWLVDCGEGTQVQMQKSSIKFGKVKKIFLTHLHGDHIFGLPGLLASMGTIAERMDFVLELYGPRGLARYVRESLNLSRSPLSFKYKVIELVPQDSQYPGNLMKDWPVMEVDTNQHHPQEIQSVSVTASTHEDPVWNLIDSHDECTVKASRIEHRIPCFGYVFTENDRPGTINVDYLKGVGIPPGPLYAKLKRGEAVTAPNGTTVNPKDCIGPDKKGRKATILGDTWNPNCMTKIAMHSDVLVHEATLEDGLKEKAVSNGHSTPSMAVEFSHKIAAKTLILNHYSQRYRSPHTPVPKALAQEQVSSTDVLLEEAKNAVKNYPGFECSVIASRDLMTHEVTL from the exons ATGCACATTATATTTTTGGGTACAGCCTCATGTAACCCCACTGAATATCGTGGGGTTTCCTCTCTTGCTATCAGATTCGAAA gtGGAGATATTTGGCTGGTTGATTGTGGAGAAGGTACTCAGGTCCAAATGCAAAAAAGTTCcataaaatttggcaaagtcaaaaaaatatttcttactCATCTTCATGGTGACCAT atttttgggtTGCCAGGTTTATTAGCCTCGATGGGAACTATCGCTGAGCGAATGGATTTTGTTCTGGAACTCTATGGACCTAGGGGCTTGGCCAGATATGTTCGGGAAAGCCTTAATCTCTCACGATCTCCTCTATCATTTAAGTACAAG GTTATTGAATTGGTACCGCAAGACTCGCAATATCCTGGGAACTTGATGAAAGACTGGCCTGTCATGGAAGTAGATACAAATCAACATCATCCACAAGAAATCCAGTCAGTTTCTGTTACGGCCAGTACCCATGAGGATCCTGTTTGGAATCT AATTGACTCACATGATGAATGCACAGTTAAAGCTAGTCGCATTGAGCATCGAATCCCATGTTTTGGCTATGTTTTCACAGAAAACGACCGACCTGGTACAATCAATGTGGATTACCTAAAGGGTGTAGGAATACCACCTGGACCGCTTTACGCAAAATTAAAACGTGGTGAGGCAGTCACCGCACCTAATGGCACAACT GTGAATCCGAAAGACTGTATTGGACCAGATAAGAAAGGGAGGAAGGCGACCATTTTAGGTGACACTTGGAATCCTAATTGtatgactaaaattgcaat gCATAGTGATGTGTTGGTTCATGAGGCAACGCTTGAGGATGGACTTAAAGAAAAGGCTGTGAGTAATGGACACTCAACCCCATCAATGGCAGTAGAATTTAGTCATAAAATCGCTGCTAAAACACTGATTTTAAATCACTACAGTCAGCGATACAGATCTCCACATACTCCAGTCCCAAAGGCTCTTGCACAGGAGCAG gtATCATCTACGGACGTACTTTTGGAAGAGGCCAAAAATGCTGTCAAAAACTATCCAGGCTTTGAGTGTTCTGTAATTGCATCCAGAGATTTAATGACACATGAAGTTACATTATAA
- the LOC109036458 gene encoding zinc phosphodiesterase ELAC protein 1 isoform X2, with protein sequence MAFNFPPHHNFLSAILESTVTWKVVIFGLPGLLASMGTIAERMDFVLELYGPRGLARYVRESLNLSRSPLSFKYKVIELVPQDSQYPGNLMKDWPVMEVDTNQHHPQEIQSVSVTASTHEDPVWNLIDSHDECTVKASRIEHRIPCFGYVFTENDRPGTINVDYLKGVGIPPGPLYAKLKRGEAVTAPNGTTVNPKDCIGPDKKGRKATILGDTWNPNCMTKIAMHSDVLVHEATLEDGLKEKAVSNGHSTPSMAVEFSHKIAAKTLILNHYSQRYRSPHTPVPKALAQEQVSSTDVLLEEAKNAVKNYPGFECSVIASRDLMTHEVTL encoded by the exons ATGGCCTTTAACTTTCCTCCCCACCACAATTTTTTATCAGCTATACTTGAATCAACAGTAACTTGGAAAGTAGTG atttttgggtTGCCAGGTTTATTAGCCTCGATGGGAACTATCGCTGAGCGAATGGATTTTGTTCTGGAACTCTATGGACCTAGGGGCTTGGCCAGATATGTTCGGGAAAGCCTTAATCTCTCACGATCTCCTCTATCATTTAAGTACAAG GTTATTGAATTGGTACCGCAAGACTCGCAATATCCTGGGAACTTGATGAAAGACTGGCCTGTCATGGAAGTAGATACAAATCAACATCATCCACAAGAAATCCAGTCAGTTTCTGTTACGGCCAGTACCCATGAGGATCCTGTTTGGAATCT AATTGACTCACATGATGAATGCACAGTTAAAGCTAGTCGCATTGAGCATCGAATCCCATGTTTTGGCTATGTTTTCACAGAAAACGACCGACCTGGTACAATCAATGTGGATTACCTAAAGGGTGTAGGAATACCACCTGGACCGCTTTACGCAAAATTAAAACGTGGTGAGGCAGTCACCGCACCTAATGGCACAACT GTGAATCCGAAAGACTGTATTGGACCAGATAAGAAAGGGAGGAAGGCGACCATTTTAGGTGACACTTGGAATCCTAATTGtatgactaaaattgcaat gCATAGTGATGTGTTGGTTCATGAGGCAACGCTTGAGGATGGACTTAAAGAAAAGGCTGTGAGTAATGGACACTCAACCCCATCAATGGCAGTAGAATTTAGTCATAAAATCGCTGCTAAAACACTGATTTTAAATCACTACAGTCAGCGATACAGATCTCCACATACTCCAGTCCCAAAGGCTCTTGCACAGGAGCAG gtATCATCTACGGACGTACTTTTGGAAGAGGCCAAAAATGCTGTCAAAAACTATCCAGGCTTTGAGTGTTCTGTAATTGCATCCAGAGATTTAATGACACATGAAGTTACATTATAA
- the LOC109036314 gene encoding WD repeat-containing protein 13, with amino-acid sequence MWQQQAFVIDAKFNAHRAQNHPNFRTLYIRRRNQLLRDYSRPDENGLRSQYLKLRTQLLQQRYNVDSISTSRSISARSSSRVSYISDTPENNYVLTWDSLYFASPPSDSSSNVIPTHQAEASRAIVGDNTIAENYAFVGVHHIFDQHRAAVTMLAFAHNDRSKLACASYDGTVSICNVTASPPIVENIFKEHKSAVTGFDWSESNDLLVSCSVDATLVLYDVSHKISLRTIPEPSNHSILSCLFHPMNNNLVVIGNNSGLVSVANVSTGIYVRGAATKVEGRILCLTFDASGRLLWAGNDKGVITSLICDRTGRINKGKRIVVAENCPITCLSWRAWISREARDPTLLVNCAANVVCLFRVSSQDGMLKLRKKFSTRHKNPSCMVRSTFCPIMSFRQGACVVTGSEDSCVYFLDIERESKPVVNKLQGHACPVLGVSFNYDESLLATSDQQGLVIIWSREKPSSKAIDAS; translated from the exons ATGTGGCAGCAGCAAGCATTCGTCATTGACGCTAAGTTCAATGCACACAGAGCCcaaaatcatccaaatttca GAACCTTGTATATTCGTAGAAGAAACCAACTTCTCCGAGATTATTCCAGACCAGAT GAGAATGGTTTAAGAAGCCAGTATTTGAAACTAAGAACTCAACTTTTGCAGCAACGTTACAATGTAGATTCCATTAGCACAAGTCGAAGTATCAGTGCCCGAAGCAGTAGTAGAGTGAGCTAT ataAGCGATACTCCAGAAAACAACTATGTGCTCACATGGGATAGTCTCTATTTTGCATCACCACCCTCAGACTCAAGCTCAAATGTTATTCCAACTCACCAAGCTGAGGCATCCCGTGCCATTGTTGGGGATAACACGATTGCAGAAAATTATGCCTTCGTTGGCGTACACCATATTTTTGACCAG cATCGAGCTGCAGTGACGATGCTTGCTTTTGCCCACAACGATAGATCAAAACTGGCTTGTGCATCGTATGATGGAACGGTTTCAATTTGCAATGTCACCGCTTCTCCCCCGATCgtcgaaaatattttcaaagaacatAAGTCTGCTGTTACTG GTTTCGATTGGTCGGAATCGAATGATCTCTTGGTGAGCTGCTCTGTGGATGCAACGCTAGTCCTGTACGATGTGTCTCATAAAATCTCTTTAAGGACCATTCCTGAGCCTTCAAACCATAGCATTTTGTCATGCCTTTTCCATCCTATGAATAATAATTTAGTAGTA ATTGGAAATAACAGTGGTCTAGTGTCTGTCGCAAATGTTTCAACAGGAATTTATGTTCGCGGCGCGGCAACCAAAGTTGAGGGTAGAATTCTTTGCCTCACATTTGATGCAAGTGGCCGATTGTTATGGGCTGGAAATGACAag GGTGTGATCACATCTCTAATCTGTGATAGGACAGGCAGGATAAACAAAGGCAAAAGAATAGTGGTTGCTGAAAACTGCCCGATAACATGTTTAAGCTGGCGAGCATGGATTAGTCGAGAAGCAAGAGACCCAACGCTCCTCGTCAATTGTGCTGCAAATGTAGTTTGTCTTTTTAG agtaaGCAGTCAAGATGGCATGCTAAAACTGAGGAAGAAATTCTCCACTCGTCACAAAAATCCATCTTGTATGGTCCGATCTACTTTTTGTCCAATCATGTCTTTCAGACAAGGTGCATGCGTAG taaCAGGGAGTGAAGACTCCTGTGTCTACTTTCTGGATATAGAAAGAGAAAGCAAGCCAGTGGTAAATAAGCTGCAAGGACATGCATGCCCCGTTCTCGGAGTGAGTTTCAACTATGATGAATCTCTGTTAGCTACATCGGATCAGCAAGGATTGGTGATAATCTGGTCACGAGAAAAACCTAGTTCAAAAGCAATAGATGCAAGTTAG